A window of the Mus musculus strain C57BL/6J chromosome 18, GRCm38.p6 C57BL/6J genome harbors these coding sequences:
- the Ier3ip1 gene encoding immediate early response 3-interacting protein 1 precursor: MAFTLYSLMQAALLCVNAIAVLHEERFLKNIGWGTDQGIGGFGEEPGIKSQLMNLIRSVRTVMRVPLIIVNSITIVLLLLFG, translated from the exons ATGGCCTTCACGCTGTACTCCCTGATGCAGGCGGCCCTGCTGTGCGTGAACGCCATCGCCGTGCTGCACGAGGAGCGCTTCCTCAAGAACA TTGGCTGGGGAACAGACCAGGGAATCGGTGGATTTGGAGAGGAGCCAGGAATTAAATCTCAACTAATGAACCTTATTCGGTCTGTAAGAACCGTGATGAGAG tgccATTGATAATAGTAAACTCAATTACTATTGTATTGCTTCTGTTATTTGGCTGA